The Sporosarcina sp. 6E9 genome segment TGTAGTTGTCTTTCATTATACAGAAAGAGCTGGGGGTGTGGGGCGGGAAATTTGGGATGGGGTTTGGTCGTTTGGTTGGCGGGTTTGGTCGTTTGGGATACGGCATTGGGCGTTTGGGAATCTACTATGGTCGTTTCGAGTGCAGCTTTAGGCGTTTGGGGATCGACTTTGGTCGTTTGGCGTTAAATTTAGATTTTCAATACATAATAGCTCGTCCTGCGTTTACCGTGTAGTTGCAATCCGGCTCTTTTTAGGAGTCGTTTGGCAACTTGTTGGTTTTCGATCAATGCGAAGTTACGGAATTGACGATTTGTTATTTTATTGTCAATTAGATAGAACCAATCTTTAGTTGTCGCGATATGGCTATCTAGGCTGAAACTTTTACATTTGGGACAATTCCATCTTTGGTTCTTCCACTGCATGCCGAATAATTTGCAGCTTTGACATTGAACCCCCCGTTTGAAATCTTCTGGTGATATGTCCCATGTTCTAATCATTGGGAACGGATTGTAGTCTGAATGACGTCGTTTCATATCCGTCGCTATGTGTTTAATACGCATGGCGCTTAACTCTCCGGCTTGTAAAGGGAGCGAATACAAGTAATTTGGAACTTGGTATGCAAAAATGATTGGTTTTTTCGGCGTGGAGTCGAGTTGAAGTTCATTCTCGACGGCCAGAACGACGACGCCCTGAATATACGCTTGAATTCCACGTTTGCCGAGCCATTCTTTGAGGAAATATTCCTTCCTGTCTAATTGTGCAATCGGACTTTCCATCGGTTTTCCCTCACCGGTATGCAGTTTGCGTACAAACCTGTCGGGATTCCCCATAAATATCAACTTCCCGACAAAATTTTTCACTTCAAAAATGATGATGGTTGCCGGTGTGATGAGGATTGAATCCATTTGAAAATAGACGCCGCCATAGTTCAGGTACACATCATGAAGAATTGCATGCGGATACTTGGGCATGAATTCTCGTAAATGCTTGTCGAAATTAACTTCGCCTTCATAACCAGCTTTCGCTCGATTTAGCTGATCAGATACCTCTCTCATGCTTTTGGGGTTTGAATGAAGACGATTTTTTAGTGCGGTTAATCCTAGGAGATCGTTTGGTTTTCCCCTGTTTTTGTAAATCATGACATCACCTCTACTGTAAGAATACCAAATAGGGCTGGTGCTGCCTATAGTGTGGATGAAGGTTGATTTTTGGAGGGTTTATTGGAGGGATAAGTGAATTTTCGTGGAGTAAATGGGGTTGAAATTGGATTGTGGGGGTTTTTAGATGTTATGGGACACCGCTTTGGGCGTTTGGATGATCGCTTTAGTCGTTTCGGGAGCGACTTTGGTCGTTTGCTTCCTGCTTTGGTCGTTTAGGGTGGCTTTTTAGTCGTCTCGACGGCTGTTTTGGTTGTTTGATGATGTTGGATAGTTTATACGCAATGATAAGTTTTGCCATCGTATTTTGTTCCGGCTTCAACAAATAAAGTACTTTAGCACCTATGTGTATTAGGTAGTTTGCATAATAGCCCACTGGTTGTTATTGATTACCAACCAGTGGTTTCTATCTTCGAATTAGGAAGGGTTTTTTTGTTTCTTTCGTTGTTTCCATAAATCTTCTGCGGCGCCTGAACCTAAGATTACGCCGGCGATGATGATGAAAAGGCCGATTAGGTGGCGACTGGTGATGATTTCGCCTAGGAACAAGGCAGATCCCATTAAGGAGAACATTGTATTAAAATTAATAAATATGCCGGCTTTGGCTGGACCGACTTTTCCGACTGAATAATTGTACAGCATATGTCCCACGGCCGTTCCGATAATTCCGCTTGCAGCAAATCCTAACCAAAAGATTCTTGGTACTTCCGCGAACGCCTTCACTTCACCCGGTTCTTGAATGACAGCGATGATTAGTAAAACAATACTTCCGACAACCATCATATACGCGGTCAATAAGCGTGGATCAAGTGTTTTGGCCGCTTTTGAAATGACTAGAAATGAAAGTACTTGCGCCATAATTGAAATGAACACGAAAACGTCACCTATTGCGAGCCCTGTGCTCCCACCGCCTGCAAGAACAACAGAGCCAACGCCTACGAGACCGAGAACGAAACCAATCCACTGTATTTTAGATGGATAATTTCGAAGGAGTAATGAGACGGATACTGCTGTCAAAACTGGTCCGGTACCAAGTATAAGTCCAGCATTCGTCCCACTGGTTCGGAATAGTCCCATGTTTAGGAAGTAATGATGAAGGACTACGTTTAAAAGTGCTCCTAGTACGATGTATTTCCATTCAACTTTCGTTGGTAGACGAACTAATTTGAATCCAAATAAAATGACGAATACGGCTATACCCGCAAGTAATAGTCGAAAAGCTGTCATTGTTACAGGATCTACATAAAGGAGAAGATACTTGAGGAGAGGTAAGTTCAAACCCCAAATGAGCATTGCTGTTGTGAGTAGTGCATATATTTTCCACATTGAGGGTGAGTCGCCTCCTTAATTCAATATAATAATTCCGTATTTCAAATCCAAACAGTGAATGATGAAAGACTTAAGTATACATCTTACCAGACTATGTAGCCAACAAGTGAGCAATTGTTCGTTTTATGTGTGTGGTAGTCTGAATTTTTCCCAATCAGAATAAACGTACCAGTAGCGTAATCTTCAGAAAAAAGGAGTCCATTTCCCAAGGGGAATTGGACTCTCATTATTTTTTGTTATTAATCAACCAATCTTTCTAACTCTTTGTATACTTCTGCATTCACTGCATTTTCTCCACCGAAGATTGTTAAACGTTGAACGTCTTGATTAGTAATATAGCTTGATACATAATCCGGAACAACCGCATGTACTAGAAGTACTGCGCTATTCGTGTTAGCAGCTAATACTGCTCCGGTTAGTGCGTCCGCATAATCTTTTCCAGTTGCTACGTAAAGGTGGTCATTATCAACACCATAATGTTTTGCGATTAAAGTGTTTGTTTCGTAACGGTCAAGGCCGCCTAGACGATTCATGCTTGGAAGTGCGTTTGCTACTGTAGCAGAAACAACTGCCGTACCACCGACTACAACTGTATTCGTTGCACCTAGTTTTTCAAGTGCTTCAGTTGTTGCTGCAGGTAAAGTATCTTTGAGTG includes the following:
- a CDS encoding nuclease-related domain-containing protein, which codes for MIYKNRGKPNDLLGLTALKNRLHSNPKSMREVSDQLNRAKAGYEGEVNFDKHLREFMPKYPHAILHDVYLNYGGVYFQMDSILITPATIIIFEVKNFVGKLIFMGNPDRFVRKLHTGEGKPMESPIAQLDRKEYFLKEWLGKRGIQAYIQGVVVLAVENELQLDSTPKKPIIFAYQVPNYLYSLPLQAGELSAMRIKHIATDMKRRHSDYNPFPMIRTWDISPEDFKRGVQCQSCKLFGMQWKNQRWNCPKCKSFSLDSHIATTKDWFYLIDNKITNRQFRNFALIENQQVAKRLLKRAGLQLHGKRRTSYYVLKI
- a CDS encoding DMT family transporter, translated to MWKIYALLTTAMLIWGLNLPLLKYLLLYVDPVTMTAFRLLLAGIAVFVILFGFKLVRLPTKVEWKYIVLGALLNVVLHHYFLNMGLFRTSGTNAGLILGTGPVLTAVSVSLLLRNYPSKIQWIGFVLGLVGVGSVVLAGGGSTGLAIGDVFVFISIMAQVLSFLVISKAAKTLDPRLLTAYMMVVGSIVLLIIAVIQEPGEVKAFAEVPRIFWLGFAASGIIGTAVGHMLYNYSVGKVGPAKAGIFINFNTMFSLMGSALFLGEIITSRHLIGLFIIIAGVILGSGAAEDLWKQRKKQKNPS